tctaatGTCAATCCTTGTTCATTAGCTAAATGGAGTAAACAAATAAAGCAAAAACTTGTACTTAAATCCTGTTTTACTCGGGTATCATACTTTGATGagactttttcaacaatttccgTAAATTTCAAGGTCACTGCAgtcttttcatcatttgattttctctttctacTGCTCTCAATTGAATCCCACAAATTATGTTTGAGTAGTCTAACATCAACTTTTTTGACACGTTTGTCATAAGGAATTGAATCATATTTGTTATTGCGTGGTTGGACAGGttcatcaaactcaaagCCAACAGGGTCTTCAAAGACTGGATGGTCATTGACATCACTATTGTATTCATCCTCCAAAAATGGTTCACTTAGTATAGAATCATTTAATATCCttttttgataattatCAGCAAAAAACTCTTCATTGGCTGGTAAGTTATCAGCGTCTCGATCTCCTAATATATCTTTGCCAATCAAAtctatatttttgaaatgctgatcttttcttctctttaaTAGTATAGTGTCTGCCAATTGTTTTGGTTTGAGAGTTAGATAAGCCAATTTTTTagctgaaaatgaagaatcGTGGGGTAAAAGATGCTTATGATAATTATTTCGATCCCTTTCAGGAAGAAGAATATGTGATAGATAATCTGTGTTTTCAAAGTGGTCAAAATCACCATTGAAATCGATAatacatttttctttatccGTTTTCTTAGTCTTTGTCTTgtgcttcttcttcaacaaatgaTTATAGTCTAATTGACGCCTTACGCGTGCAATTTTCCAATATAATTCCGATCGTGACCCAATATTATCATAAAGCTCAATTAATTTCAAATCCGGCTTCAAATCTTGCACCTCATTAACGATATTTTTGGGATCAAACATTCTGTTGAGCATTTGATTAACTCCGctatcatcaacatcatcagaATCAAACACATCCATCAAAAGTGAATAATTAGTTCGTCGAGAGGTATTAGCATCAGcatcattattatcatcatctgcATCAC
The Pichia kudriavzevii chromosome 2, complete sequence DNA segment above includes these coding regions:
- a CDS encoding uncharacterized protein (PKUD0B06030; Pfam Domains: Barren(4e-25)), translating into MSTSEPLDQKETFESLLKLATDNKLTSSDVWNVALIDYFADFNVLRDGDSINFQRASATLDGCMRIYSNRVESAVHDTGVLLYTLNHNQQEESLDEVEKPHKAKKRIKKDLANSFDSLKLRDGKGHIIDPMFKNLIVEFDEGGAKGMLNNLLHIDKFGRIVTDQNDVITHGIDGNNFGEKNHDKDGSANNSDNIDWERLHSLVDWNSLHDSTVCPSWGLVQNEQIDDVNSKLEELDVSFLEEEQRRSYQIETISTDYVVMDVSLPLLEPESKEDNDIDEISDADDDNNDADANTSRRTNYSLLMDVFDSDDVDDSGVNQMLNRMFDPKNIVNEVQDLKPDLKLIELYDNIGSRSELYWKIARVRRQLDYNHLLKKKHKTKTKKTDKEKCIIDFNGDFDHFENTDYLSHILLPERDRNNYHKHLLPHDSSFSAKKLAYLTLKPKQLADTILLKRRKDQHFKNIDLIGKDILGDRDADNLPANEEFFADNYQKRILNDSILSEPFLEDEYNSDVNDHPVFEDPVGFEFDEPVQPRNNKYDSIPYDKRVKKVDVRLLKHNLWDSIESSRKRKSNDEKTAVTLKFTEIVEKVSSKYDTRVKQDLSTSFCFICLLHLANEQGLTLENKDNFKDLLVHRA